Proteins from one Gimesia maris genomic window:
- a CDS encoding DUF1501 domain-containing protein, translating to MLEISRREMLRSASCGFGYLALSALCGQKTSASDSAVPASLTARAPQLRARAKRVIFLCMSGGPAQLDTFDYKPQTGKKKHPGSVFNFAQHGESGLWISELLPETAKHADKLCVLNGMHADITNHAQSFLQLHTGDRLRPRPSLGSWILYGLGTENQNVPGFISLYPKKPSVYSSAFLPPVYEGTPIGLNTTNMSTATIGNIQSNHLPTPVKRRQLDFVQAMNREHATLRPDDTRLDAVIQSMELGFRMQMAAPELLDLSQETKSTLERYRVGQGKTAGTCRDSDFGRQCLLARRFAEAGVRFIEVNHGSWDQHKNHRADLTANCESTDAPIAALLEDLEQRGLLEETLVVWGGEFGRPGLVPETKKNETGHNARGFTFWMAGGGIKRGLAYGKTDPTGARAIEGKVHFRDLHATILHQLGLQHDRLTFHQGNREFRLTGTEGGNVVHDIIA from the coding sequence ATGCTCGAAATATCACGACGCGAAATGTTACGATCGGCTTCCTGCGGTTTCGGTTACCTCGCACTGTCTGCCCTTTGTGGTCAGAAAACGAGCGCCAGCGATTCCGCAGTCCCGGCCAGCCTGACAGCCCGCGCACCGCAACTTCGCGCGCGGGCGAAACGTGTGATCTTCCTTTGTATGAGTGGCGGCCCCGCGCAACTGGATACATTCGATTATAAACCGCAGACCGGCAAGAAAAAACATCCCGGCTCGGTCTTCAATTTTGCACAGCATGGCGAAAGCGGACTCTGGATATCTGAACTGCTCCCCGAAACCGCGAAACACGCCGACAAACTCTGTGTCCTCAACGGCATGCACGCCGACATCACCAATCACGCACAATCATTTCTACAACTGCACACCGGCGACCGCTTGCGTCCGCGTCCCAGTCTGGGATCCTGGATTCTGTATGGCCTGGGAACCGAAAACCAAAATGTACCCGGCTTCATCAGCCTGTACCCGAAAAAGCCATCCGTCTACTCCAGTGCGTTTCTGCCTCCCGTTTACGAAGGCACACCGATCGGACTCAATACAACCAACATGTCCACCGCCACCATTGGCAACATTCAGAGCAATCACCTGCCCACGCCTGTCAAACGCCGACAGCTCGATTTCGTGCAGGCCATGAACCGCGAACATGCGACCCTGCGGCCCGATGATACCCGCCTTGACGCCGTGATCCAGTCGATGGAACTCGGCTTCCGTATGCAGATGGCGGCTCCCGAACTGCTGGATCTGAGCCAGGAAACGAAATCGACGCTCGAACGCTATCGCGTCGGACAGGGCAAAACTGCAGGAACCTGTAGAGACTCCGACTTCGGTCGTCAGTGTCTGCTGGCGCGTCGCTTTGCCGAAGCAGGCGTACGTTTCATTGAAGTCAATCATGGCAGCTGGGATCAGCACAAAAACCATCGTGCCGACCTGACCGCGAACTGTGAATCAACGGATGCTCCCATCGCCGCCCTGCTGGAAGACCTGGAACAACGGGGCCTGCTGGAAGAAACCCTGGTTGTCTGGGGTGGCGAATTCGGTCGCCCGGGTCTTGTTCCCGAAACGAAAAAAAATGAGACCGGTCACAATGCCCGTGGCTTCACCTTCTGGATGGCCGGCGGAGGTATCAAACGCGGACTGGCCTATGGAAAAACCGATCCCACAGGTGCCCGGGCCATTGAAGGTAAAGTCCATTTCCGCGATCTGCATGCTACCATCCTGCATCAATTGGGACTGCAACACGATCGATTGACTTTCCACCAGGGAAACCGTGAATTCCGCCTGACCGGCACTGAAGGCGGCAACGTCGTGCACGACATCATTGCCTGA
- a CDS encoding FAD-dependent oxidoreductase — MLTEYDVIIVGGGGSGLAAAVRALEQGASVLVLEKQPQLGGTTGMAIGSFTANGTSLQRDAGVIDNADDHETDAGQFAAAEVEAQNNSELRRFFLGETAVTLEWLRGMGLYFHGPNPEPPNRVPRMHNIVPNAKAYIAAFQARIIRLKGTIVCSAPVVELVSDGTRITGVVAEIEGTQKAITAKRGVVLAAGDYSSAPEMIGRFKGDRFKTIEGVNPKACGDGHLLAEQVGAQLLNMEITYGPELRFVPPPGDPFEQLLPTSGLLAKLLGKLVPLLPQAVINWRIKRLLLTWQHPENSLFDDGAILINADGCRFCNETDSPAREIAISEQPGKATFILLDERIAAHYSQWPYFISTAPKIAYAYVDDYLRLRPDVSVAADSLEAIAEQRVLNASNLKAAVQQFNHYVSGEHVDSFGRTGDACPLTGKRWVLLGPAKAYFTTTEGGVAINAGLQALNESGQPIPGLYAIGSNGMGGQVLWGHGLHIAWAITSGRLVGEKLGEKLNSSEQ, encoded by the coding sequence ATGTTAACAGAATATGATGTAATTATCGTTGGTGGTGGAGGTAGTGGTCTGGCGGCGGCCGTGCGGGCGCTGGAGCAGGGGGCGAGCGTGCTCGTGCTGGAGAAGCAGCCTCAACTGGGAGGCACCACGGGAATGGCCATCGGTTCTTTTACTGCGAATGGAACGAGTCTGCAGCGTGACGCGGGTGTGATTGATAACGCGGACGACCATGAGACAGACGCGGGACAGTTCGCGGCTGCGGAAGTTGAAGCGCAGAACAACAGTGAACTGCGGCGGTTTTTTCTGGGGGAGACTGCAGTGACGCTGGAATGGCTGCGAGGCATGGGCCTGTATTTTCATGGTCCTAATCCGGAACCGCCGAACCGGGTGCCTCGTATGCATAATATTGTGCCAAACGCGAAAGCATACATCGCTGCCTTTCAGGCGAGGATCATCCGATTGAAGGGAACGATAGTCTGCAGTGCGCCGGTGGTAGAACTGGTATCTGATGGAACACGGATTACGGGAGTCGTCGCGGAAATCGAGGGGACTCAAAAGGCGATCACTGCGAAACGGGGGGTGGTACTGGCGGCCGGAGATTATTCCAGTGCACCGGAGATGATCGGACGATTCAAAGGGGATCGGTTTAAAACGATTGAGGGGGTGAACCCCAAAGCGTGCGGCGACGGGCATCTGCTGGCAGAACAGGTGGGGGCGCAACTGCTGAATATGGAGATCACCTACGGTCCGGAACTGCGGTTTGTGCCGCCCCCGGGAGATCCCTTCGAACAGTTGCTGCCAACCAGTGGCCTGCTCGCAAAACTGTTGGGGAAACTGGTGCCTCTGCTGCCGCAGGCGGTGATCAACTGGCGGATCAAACGATTGCTGTTAACGTGGCAGCATCCAGAGAATTCTCTGTTCGATGATGGCGCGATATTGATTAATGCAGATGGCTGCCGCTTCTGTAATGAAACCGATTCTCCTGCCCGCGAGATCGCGATTTCCGAGCAGCCGGGAAAAGCCACTTTTATTTTACTGGACGAACGGATCGCCGCACATTACAGCCAGTGGCCTTACTTTATTTCGACCGCGCCGAAAATTGCGTATGCTTACGTGGACGATTATCTCAGACTGCGTCCGGATGTGAGTGTGGCGGCAGATTCGCTGGAAGCCATCGCAGAACAGCGGGTATTAAATGCATCAAATTTGAAAGCAGCAGTGCAACAGTTTAATCATTACGTTAGCGGGGAGCATGTAGACTCGTTTGGCCGGACCGGTGATGCATGTCCTCTGACGGGAAAACGCTGGGTATTGCTGGGACCGGCGAAAGCGTATTTTACGACCACAGAAGGGGGTGTGGCGATCAATGCGGGATTGCAGGCGCTGAATGAAAGTGGGCAACCCATTCCCGGTTTGTATGCGATTGGCAGTAACGGCATGGGAGGCCAGGTGCTGTGGGGACATGGGCTGCACATCGCCTGGGCGATCACCAGCGGTCGGCTGGTGGGGGAAAAGCTGGGGGAAAAACTCAATTCAAGTGAGCAGTGA
- a CDS encoding GNAT family N-acetyltransferase produces the protein MTFDLQPTLRGELLQLRPLQAADYAALYAVASDPLLWEQHPARTRYQEPVFQKLFQESLSSGGALVAIDNNTGTVIGSSRFNGYTPAASEVEIGWSFLARSHWGGHYNGEMKQLMLHHAFRFVDSVIFLIGPENIRSQRAIEKIGALRDGNRTDQSGFESWLYRIHTRDIIG, from the coding sequence ATGACATTCGATCTGCAACCCACACTCAGAGGTGAACTGCTTCAGTTGCGTCCCCTCCAGGCTGCCGACTATGCCGCCCTGTATGCTGTCGCCTCTGACCCGCTCCTCTGGGAACAGCACCCCGCCCGCACGCGTTATCAGGAACCGGTATTTCAAAAACTGTTCCAGGAATCCCTGTCGTCTGGCGGTGCTTTAGTCGCCATTGACAACAATACGGGAACAGTCATTGGTTCCTCTCGTTTTAATGGCTACACTCCCGCTGCCTCTGAAGTCGAAATCGGCTGGAGCTTCCTGGCTCGCTCACACTGGGGCGGACACTATAACGGCGAAATGAAACAGCTCATGCTGCATCACGCTTTCCGTTTTGTCGATTCTGTCATCTTTCTCATCGGGCCCGAAAATATTCGCTCACAGCGAGCCATCGAAAAAATCGGAGCCCTCCGCGACGGCAACCGCACCGATCAATCGGGATTTGAAAGCTGGCTCTATCGCATCCATACCAGAGATATCATTGGCTAA
- a CDS encoding PSD1 and planctomycete cytochrome C domain-containing protein, giving the protein MRKLTTLISAVCCFLAISFYPVHPAFAASKSSKKPVHAKMNPAQRAFFENRIRPVLVKKCYSCHSAKSEELGGKLRMDTRDGMREGGESGPAFVEGRPDESLLIQALRYDGLEMPPNEPLPEAVITDFVKWVEMGVPDPRSDLPLIAKKPNTVSASADPALWSFQPITNPELPAVQNQHWGVDPLDQFVLARIEAVGLKPTYDAAPRQLVRRLYYDLTGLPPTLEQVETFLDDYQRRQQAAVKTLVDELLASPHFGERWGRHWLDVARYGESNGNDGLSRNPTFPHAWRYRDYVIQAFNNDLPYDRFLTEQISGDLLPAETPAERDRLLIATGFLALGSKPAKAMNVNFDMDVVNDQIDVVSTGVMALSVACARCHDHKHDPIPTSDYYAMAGIFLSTETMWGAAGHQPLTAPETPLHVLKAKHHYVAPPDSGARPVLNKRVQARKKKPKYVYPAGTPLAMGVREKKKPTDCKINIKGESKKLGPSVPRGFLTACNMTSSPKIDASQSGRLQLAEWLTSDDHPQTSRVMVNRIWLHLFGQALVRTPDDFGVYGERPTHPELLDHLATRFRSEGWSIKQLIRSIVLSRTYQQSSFCEADVRDADPENKLLCRHNRRRLDAESLRDSILATSGQLNPDPGLGSSIANVDELVNTAGNLHLPSNHRSIYLCMLRHSEPAQLAAFDLPDSTKPVGQRNETTLPTQSLFLLNSDFLIEQSQAFARDVLTDPKLKETERINLVYQRTFKRLPESFELQRTLTLLQDLDRSLNTEVSQTEQRRLIVWSTLCQALLTTSEFRYVD; this is encoded by the coding sequence ATGCGTAAGCTCACCACCCTGATTTCTGCTGTCTGCTGTTTTCTCGCGATCTCGTTCTATCCGGTTCATCCTGCTTTCGCTGCCAGCAAATCATCTAAAAAGCCGGTTCACGCGAAGATGAATCCCGCACAACGGGCTTTTTTCGAAAACAGGATCCGCCCCGTACTCGTCAAGAAATGCTACTCGTGTCATTCCGCCAAATCAGAAGAACTGGGTGGCAAACTGCGAATGGATACCCGCGATGGCATGCGTGAGGGTGGCGAATCAGGACCGGCGTTTGTCGAAGGTCGTCCTGATGAAAGCCTGTTGATCCAGGCACTCCGTTACGACGGGCTGGAGATGCCTCCCAATGAACCACTGCCCGAAGCAGTGATCACCGACTTCGTCAAATGGGTGGAGATGGGTGTCCCCGATCCCCGCAGCGATCTCCCTCTCATCGCAAAAAAACCGAATACGGTCTCCGCCTCTGCCGACCCCGCACTCTGGTCGTTTCAACCGATCACAAACCCTGAACTCCCTGCCGTTCAGAATCAGCACTGGGGTGTTGACCCGCTCGATCAGTTTGTTCTCGCCCGCATCGAAGCCGTCGGCCTGAAGCCCACTTATGATGCTGCTCCCAGGCAACTGGTAAGACGATTATATTATGACCTGACCGGTCTCCCCCCCACGCTGGAACAGGTCGAGACTTTTCTGGACGACTATCAGCGTCGACAACAGGCCGCTGTAAAAACACTGGTCGATGAGCTGCTGGCCTCTCCTCATTTTGGGGAACGCTGGGGGCGACACTGGCTCGACGTAGCCCGCTATGGTGAATCGAACGGAAATGACGGCCTCAGTCGCAACCCGACTTTCCCCCATGCCTGGCGGTACCGCGACTACGTCATTCAGGCATTCAACAATGATCTCCCCTACGATCGTTTCCTCACCGAACAGATATCGGGTGACCTGCTTCCAGCGGAAACGCCCGCAGAACGCGACCGTCTGCTGATCGCTACTGGCTTTCTGGCCCTCGGTTCCAAACCCGCCAAAGCCATGAATGTCAACTTCGACATGGACGTGGTCAACGATCAGATCGATGTTGTCAGCACAGGCGTGATGGCGCTCAGTGTCGCCTGTGCCCGCTGTCACGATCACAAACACGACCCCATTCCCACCAGCGACTATTATGCTATGGCGGGGATCTTCCTCAGTACCGAAACCATGTGGGGCGCTGCCGGCCATCAGCCTTTAACCGCGCCGGAAACCCCTTTGCATGTTCTGAAAGCGAAACACCACTATGTCGCGCCACCGGACAGCGGTGCCAGGCCAGTCTTGAACAAACGTGTTCAAGCAAGAAAAAAGAAACCCAAATACGTCTATCCCGCCGGAACACCGCTGGCGATGGGCGTGCGTGAAAAGAAAAAACCGACGGATTGTAAAATCAATATCAAAGGGGAATCCAAAAAGCTCGGTCCCAGTGTACCTCGAGGCTTCCTGACTGCCTGTAACATGACGTCATCACCAAAAATTGATGCCTCACAAAGTGGTCGCCTGCAACTGGCAGAATGGCTCACCTCTGACGATCATCCTCAGACCTCCCGCGTGATGGTGAACCGCATCTGGCTGCATCTGTTCGGTCAGGCGCTCGTTCGCACTCCCGATGATTTTGGCGTCTACGGCGAACGCCCCACACATCCCGAACTGCTCGATCACCTGGCGACACGCTTCCGCAGTGAAGGCTGGTCGATCAAACAACTGATTCGCAGCATTGTCCTCAGCCGCACTTATCAACAGAGCAGCTTCTGTGAAGCCGACGTGCGGGATGCCGACCCGGAAAACAAGCTTCTCTGTCGCCATAATCGACGTCGCCTCGATGCGGAATCCCTCCGGGACAGTATTCTCGCAACCAGCGGTCAACTCAATCCGGACCCCGGCCTGGGCTCTTCCATTGCGAATGTCGACGAACTTGTCAATACGGCGGGCAACCTGCATTTGCCTTCAAACCATCGCAGTATTTATCTCTGTATGTTACGTCATTCCGAACCGGCACAGCTGGCTGCCTTTGATCTGCCCGATTCCACAAAACCCGTCGGACAGCGCAATGAAACCACGCTGCCTACCCAAAGTCTGTTTCTGCTCAACAGCGATTTTCTGATTGAACAGTCGCAGGCCTTTGCCCGAGACGTCCTGACCGATCCGAAATTGAAAGAAACAGAACGTATCAATCTGGTCTATCAGCGGACGTTTAAGCGCCTCCCCGAATCTTTTGAACTTCAACGAACGTTGACCCTCCTGCAGGATCTCGATCGAAGTCTGAATACAGAAGTATCACAAACAGAACAACGGCGTCTTATCGTCTGGTCTACACTCTGCCAGGCATTATTGACCACCAGCGAATTTCGCTATGTCGACTGA